Proteins encoded within one genomic window of Fragaria vesca subsp. vesca linkage group LG1, FraVesHawaii_1.0, whole genome shotgun sequence:
- the LOC101300385 gene encoding probable protein phosphatase 2C 78-like gives MMLEMCRRPLEKCFGGGDDELLWHMDLKPHYSGEYSIAVVQANSALEDQGQVFTSPSATYVGVYDGHGGPEASRFITQRLFPFIQRFSNEQGGLSEDVIRKAFDATEEEFMDLVKQSWRTRPRIASVGSCCLVGAITNDVLYVANLGDSRAVLGRRAMDGPTVVAERLSTDHNVGVEEVRREVKDLHPDDSHIVVYTRGVWRIKGIIQVSRSIGDVYLKKPEFNRDPLFRFGIPVPLKRPVMTAVPSILVRKLRPEDMFLIFATDGLWEHLSDEAAVKIVSKNPRVGIAKRLVRTAIEEAARKREMRYDDIKKLEKGVRRHFHDDITVIVIFLDHTQTSLNATDNSLFTCTSVPVDIFSNNDDEAVGSLDSFP, from the exons ATGATGTTGGAGATGTGTAGGAGGCCATTGGAGAAGTGCTTTGGAGGTGGAGATGATGAGCTTCTATGGCACATGGACTTGAAGCCTCACTATTCTGGGGAGTATTCTATTGCTGTTGTTCAAGCTAATTCAGCTTTGGAAGATCAGGGACAGGTGTTTACTTCTCCTTCTGCCACGTATGTTGGTGTTTACGATGGACATGGTGGTCCTGAAGCTTCTAGATTCATCACTCAGAGGCTATTCCCCTTTATTCAGA GGTTTTCAAATGAGCAAGGTGGACTATCAGAGGATGTGATTAGGAAAGCGTTTGATGCAACTGAGGAAGAGTTTATGGACTTGGTCAAGCAGTCATGGCGGACACGGCCAAGGATTGCTTCTGTTGGTTCTTGTTGTCTTGTTGGCGCAATTACGAATGATGTTTTGTATGTTGCTAATCTCGGAGATTCGAGGGCAGTTCTTGGTCGGAGAGCAATGGATGGGCCGACGGTGGTGGCAGAGAGGTTGTCTACGGATCACAATGTTGGAGTGGAGGAGGTGAGGAGGGAGGTTAAGGATCTTCACCCTGATGATTCACACATTGTGGTTTATACTCGTGGGGTTTGGCGAATTAAGGGCATTATACAG GTCTCTAGATCAATCGGAGATGTCTACTTGAAGAAACCTGAGTTTAACAGAGATCCGCTCTTCCGCTTCGGTATACCTGTTCCTTTAAAGAGGCCTGTAATGACAGCTGTACCCTCAATATTGGTTAGAAAATTGCGACCCGAGGATATGTTTTTGATATTTGCAACAGACGGTCTCTGGGAGCATTTGAGTGATGAAGCAGCTGTTAAAATCGTCTCAAAAAATCCAAGAGTT GGAATAGCAAAGCGACTGGTAAGAACTGCCATTGAGGAGGCTGCGAGAAAAAGAGAAATGAGATATGACGATATAAAGAAACTTGAAAAGGGGGTAAGGCGCCATTTCCACGATGATATCACTGTAATTGTGATATTCCTGGATCATACACAAACTTCCCTAAATGCTACAGATAACAGCCTTTTTACCTGCACTAGTGTTCCTGTTGATATCTTTTCAAATAATGATGATGAAGCAGTTGGCTCCCTTGATTCATTTCCCTGA